A window from Pseudomonas sp. Tri1 encodes these proteins:
- a CDS encoding ABC transporter substrate-binding protein → MHKPRVLVAALSLGFCAQWAVAAPVVPERLLKVDKLVYCSGMDSPPLVSFDEAQKPRGLTVDLGLEIAKRLGGKKVEWRVIPFSGLLPALLAKQCDMIVDQLFDKPERREVIDIVNYMYSSQAVVVPKGNPKGLKTLSDLSGHKVAVLNGSTIKTLLDAENETLAKAGKPAMKLVVYNTDTDAFQALRISQVDAYGTTVETAGYYAAMAPDLFEEGVPAFSRILTGLGIRKDDPQLTTAVQQVISDMRSDGSYSQLLGKWHVASDTLD, encoded by the coding sequence ATGCATAAGCCTCGCGTGTTGGTTGCCGCCTTATCCTTGGGATTCTGTGCTCAGTGGGCGGTTGCCGCGCCCGTTGTTCCGGAGCGCTTGCTCAAGGTCGATAAACTTGTCTACTGCTCGGGCATGGATTCGCCACCCTTGGTGTCTTTCGATGAAGCGCAGAAACCCCGTGGCCTGACCGTCGACCTGGGCTTGGAAATCGCCAAGCGCCTGGGCGGCAAGAAGGTCGAGTGGCGGGTCATTCCCTTTTCCGGACTGCTCCCGGCCTTGCTGGCCAAGCAGTGCGACATGATCGTCGACCAGTTGTTTGACAAGCCCGAGCGCCGCGAGGTGATCGACATCGTCAACTACATGTATTCCAGCCAGGCGGTGGTGGTGCCCAAGGGCAATCCAAAGGGTCTCAAGACGCTGTCGGACCTGTCCGGGCACAAGGTCGCGGTGCTCAACGGTTCCACCATCAAGACCCTGCTCGACGCCGAGAACGAAACCCTGGCCAAGGCCGGCAAGCCTGCAATGAAACTGGTGGTCTACAACACCGACACCGATGCTTTCCAAGCCTTGCGCATCAGTCAGGTGGACGCCTACGGCACCACCGTGGAAACCGCCGGGTATTACGCTGCCATGGCCCCCGACCTGTTTGAAGAAGGGGTCCCAGCCTTCAGCCGGATTCTCACTGGCCTGGGCATTCGCAAGGATGATCCGCAACTGACCACTGCGGTCCAGCAAGTGATCAGCGACATGCGCAGTGATGGCAGCTACAGCCAACTGCTCGGTAAATGGCATGTCGCCAGTGACACACTCGATTGA